ACTGATGCACAACGCCGCGATGTCGGCGAGGCGCACAGCGGCATGGAAGGGTTTTTATGAGGCACTGAGGGCCCGGGGACTCAGCACAACCGAAGCATTAGTGGCACTGGCCCGCAAGCTTGCCCGAGTGGTATTCGCCCTGCTGAAGAACCAGAGCGAATACTTACCGAAAGGCATGTAGGGGGTAGCACTGCACCATAGAATCTCCCACAGGATTTGTGGATGACAGCTGATTTGTAACTGCTGCAAATCCCCTTGTGGGAGCGAGCTTGCTCGCGATAGCGATGGTTCACCGTGCATCGGTGCTGTAGCGCCGTACGCCGCTGTCCGTCGGCGGGATATGCGCGGCGGTGCTGCCCGAGGCTTGGAACAGGACCAGGTGTTCAGCCGCGACGCGGATGCCCACGCTGTCCTCGACCTGATGGTCGGCATGGCTGGGGAAGATCGATTCCAATTGCGCGCCTGTCGGCAATTGCAGGCGATACAAGGTTGAAGCACCCAGGAAGGTCTTGCCGACGATTTTGGCGGTGAGCGGGCTGTCCGGTGCGTAGACGATATCGTCTGGGCGCAGCAACACATCCACCGCTGCGCCGATGGGCCAGGTGTAGGCTCGGTTGCCGCGCAGGGTACCCAGCTCGGTTTGCACCGATTCCGGGCTGTCGAGCCGGCCACGAATGAAGTAACCCTGGCCAATGAAGCTGGCGACGAATGGCGTCAGCGGTTCGTGGTACAGGTTGTAGGGCGTGTCCCACTGTTCCAGTCGACCTTCCTTGAATACCCCGACGTGGTCACTCACGGCGAAGGCTTCTTCCTGATCGTGAGTGACCAGGATCGCGCTCGTGCCGCGGGCCTTGAGAATATCCCGCACTTCATGGCTGAGCTTGCGTCGCAACTCGCCATCGAGGTTGGAGAACGGCTCATCAAGCAACAGCAGTTGTGGTTCTGGTGCCAGCGCGCGGGCCAGGGCCACACGCTGTTGCTGGCCGCCGGACAACTCATGGGGAAAGCGCTTGCCCAGGTGCTTGAGGTTGACCAGTTCCAGCAACTCTTCGACGACGCGATCCTTGTCCGGATGCTTGCGAATGCCAAAGGCGATGTTCTCGGCCACGCTCAGGTGGGGAAACAGGGCATAGTCCTGGAAGACCATGCCGATACGGCGTTTTTCCGGGGCGAGGGTGAAACCGGCGCGGGAAATGGTTTCCCCGGCCAGTTGGATTTCACCCTCGTGCACCGGTTCGAAGCCGGCGATGGCGCGCAGCGTCGTGGTCTTGCCGCACCCGGACGAGCCGAGCAGGCAGCCGATATCGCCGGCGTTGAGGTGCAGGTTGAGGTTCTGCACGACCCGCTGGTTTTGGTAGCCGCAGGCCAGGTTATGCAAATTCAGCAGCAGCGAATGGCTCATGCGTGGTGATAAGCCGGCTCGACAAGGAACTCGAGCAGTGCCTTTTGCGCGTGAAGTCGATTTTCTGCCTGGTCCCAGGCCACCGAGCGCGGGTCGTCCAACAAATCGAAGCTGATCTCCTCACCACGGTGCGCCGGCAGGCAATGCATGAACAGCACGTCGGCATCCGCCAGGTCGAGCAAGGCCCGGTTGACCTGGAGCGGCGCGAACAGCTTGAGGCGCTTGGCGGTTTCTTCTTCCTGGCCCATGGAAGTCCAGACGTCGGTGCTCACCAGATGCGCACCGGCCACGGCCTGTTTCGGATCACGCACGATGGTCACCCGGTCCCCGGCCTTGGCGAGCAGCTCGGCATTGGGGTCATAACCTTCAGGGCAGGCAATGCGCAGCTGGAAGTCGAATTGCAGCGCCGCTTCTATATAGCTGTTGCACATGTTGTTGCCGTCGCCGATCCAGGCCACGGTCTTGCCCTGGATCGAGCCGCGATGCTCAAGGAAGGTCTGCATGTCGGCCAGCAACTGGCAGGGGTGCAGGTCATCGGACAGGCCATTGATGACGGGAACGCGGGAATGGGCCGCGAACTCGGTCAGGGTGCTGTGGGCAAAGGTAC
The sequence above is drawn from the Pseudomonas sp. St316 genome and encodes:
- the argF gene encoding ornithine carbamoyltransferase; translation: MSARHFLSLMDFTPDELLGVIRRGVELKDLRNRGVLFEPLKNRVLGMIFEKSSTRTRISFEAGMIQLGGQAIFLSPRDTQLGRGEPISDCAIVISSMLDAVMIRTFAHSTLTEFAAHSRVPVINGLSDDLHPCQLLADMQTFLEHRGSIQGKTVAWIGDGNNMCNSYIEAALQFDFQLRIACPEGYDPNAELLAKAGDRVTIVRDPKQAVAGAHLVSTDVWTSMGQEEETAKRLKLFAPLQVNRALLDLADADVLFMHCLPAHRGEEISFDLLDDPRSVAWDQAENRLHAQKALLEFLVEPAYHHA
- a CDS encoding ABC transporter ATP-binding protein — encoded protein: MSHSLLLNLHNLACGYQNQRVVQNLNLHLNAGDIGCLLGSSGCGKTTTLRAIAGFEPVHEGEIQLAGETISRAGFTLAPEKRRIGMVFQDYALFPHLSVAENIAFGIRKHPDKDRVVEELLELVNLKHLGKRFPHELSGGQQQRVALARALAPEPQLLLLDEPFSNLDGELRRKLSHEVRDILKARGTSAILVTHDQEEAFAVSDHVGVFKEGRLEQWDTPYNLYHEPLTPFVASFIGQGYFIRGRLDSPESVQTELGTLRGNRAYTWPIGAAVDVLLRPDDIVYAPDSPLTAKIVGKTFLGASTLYRLQLPTGAQLESIFPSHADHQVEDSVGIRVAAEHLVLFQASGSTAAHIPPTDSGVRRYSTDAR